The following proteins are encoded in a genomic region of Necator americanus strain Aroian chromosome II, whole genome shotgun sequence:
- a CDS encoding hypothetical protein (NECATOR_CHRII.G7169.T1): protein MLLHDRVLQMRLYGFLLVIGFVSAIPVDNGVEGEPEIECGSSTITVNFNTRNPFEGHVYVKGLYDQAGCRSDDGGRQVAGIELSFDQCNLARTRSLNPRGVFVSTTVVISFHPQFVTKVDRAYRIQCFYMEADKTVSTQIEVSDLTTAFQTQVVPMPICKYEILDGGPTGAPIRFATIGQQVYHKWTCDSETTDTFCAVVHSCTVDDGNGDTVQILNDEGCALDKFLLNNLEYPTDLMAGQEAHVYKYADRSQLFYQCQISITIKEPNTECARPQCAEPQGFGASKTLAAAPAAQPTSAPAQLRLLKKRSAGFENTLDVRTELSALDIQDKEQQLPEELRMISAMMVMPNGICLSPFGFSVFVAAAVSLIAASVVLASYSLRSRSNFKV, encoded by the exons ATGTTGCTGCATGACCGAGTACTACAGATGCGACTGTACGGGTTTCTTCTGGTGATTGGCTTTGTCAGTGCGATCCCCGTCGACAATGGAGTGGAAGGAGAGCCAGAAATTGAATGTGGATCCAGCACTATTACCGTCAACTTCAACACAAGAAATCCATTCGAAGGTCATGTGTACGTAAAGGGTTTGTACGATCAGGCAGGATGCAGAAGCGACGACGGTGGACGGCAAGTAGCCGGCATTGAACTGTCATTCGACCAATGCAATCTTGCCCGTACGAG ATCATTGAATCCACGAGGTGTATTCGTTTCCACTACTGTGGTGATCTCGTTTCATCCTCAATTTGTGACCAAGGTCGATAGAGCATACCGGATTCAGTGCTTCTACATGGAAGCCGACAAGACCGTCAGCACTCAGATCGAGGTGTCTGATCTGACTACAGCATTCCAGACGCAGGTCGTACCTATGCCTATCTGTAAATATGAGATTCTTGATGGTGGACCAACTGGGGCGCCAATTCGTTTTGCAACCATTGGACAACAG GTGTATCACAAATGGACTTGCGATTCCGAGACAACTGACACCTTCTGTGCTGTGGTTCACTCGTGCACGGTCGACGACGGAAACGGCGACACCGTGCAAATTCTAAACGATGAAGGTTGTGCACTCGACAAATTTCTACTGAACAATCTGGAATATCCAACGGATTTGATGGCTGGGCAGGAGGCGCACGTCTACAAATATGCCGACAG ATCACAGTTGTTCTACCAATGTCAAATCAGTATTACAATCAAGGAACCAAATACCGAATGCGCTCGGCCTCAATGTGCAGAGCCGCAGGGATTCGGAGCCAGCAAG ACACTGGCAGCAGCACCTGCTGCACAACCGACGTCAGCTCCTGCTCAGCTACGTTTGCTCAAGAAAAGAAGTGCGGGATTCGAGAACACTTTGGATGTTCGCACTGAGCTTAGCGCTTTGGACATACAAGATAAA gaACAACAACTTCCCGAGGAATTGAGGATGATATCTGCAATGATGGTGATGCCGAATGGAATCTGTCTGTCGCCATTCGGTTTTTCTGTGTTTGTGGCCGCAGCAGTGTCGCTAATTGCAGCCTCAGTTGTCCTTGCATCATACTCACTTCGCTCAAGGAGCAATTTCAAAGTTTAG